The following proteins are co-located in the Maridesulfovibrio sp. genome:
- the lipA gene encoding lipoyl synthase — protein MCSKDPSKPYLRIPPWLRVKIPCNKTYSATRELVKDLSLNTVCQSAKCPNMFECFSEHTATFLIMGDTCTRNCAFCNIESGDILPLDPTEPSRVAEAAIRLGLKHVVITFVTRDDLNDGGAAHFAATIRAVREQLPKSSIEVLIPDFQGDEDALNLVIEARPDIINHNVETPPIHYSDIRPQADYKQSLELIKRVKSAGAIAKSGLMVGLGENDEEVQGVIDDLANIGCDIVTIGQYMRPSLKHPEVLRYVHPDVFEEYACYGIAKGVPHMYSAPLVRSSYNAALFAGLKR, from the coding sequence ATGTGTTCTAAAGATCCTTCCAAGCCGTATCTGCGCATTCCGCCGTGGCTTCGGGTCAAGATTCCCTGCAACAAAACTTACAGTGCCACACGGGAGCTGGTTAAGGATCTTAGCCTGAACACTGTCTGCCAGAGTGCCAAGTGTCCGAATATGTTTGAATGTTTTTCTGAACATACGGCTACATTCCTGATTATGGGTGACACCTGTACCCGCAACTGCGCATTCTGCAATATTGAGAGCGGTGATATCCTGCCACTAGACCCCACGGAACCGTCACGGGTAGCTGAAGCAGCCATACGACTTGGGCTCAAGCACGTGGTAATTACCTTCGTTACCCGTGATGATCTCAATGACGGCGGGGCCGCTCATTTTGCCGCTACAATTCGTGCGGTTAGGGAACAGTTGCCGAAGTCTTCCATTGAAGTGCTTATCCCCGATTTTCAGGGCGATGAGGATGCATTGAATTTGGTCATTGAAGCCCGTCCGGATATCATCAACCACAATGTGGAAACTCCTCCTATTCATTACAGTGATATCCGCCCGCAGGCCGATTACAAGCAGAGTCTTGAGCTTATTAAGCGAGTCAAGTCGGCAGGAGCCATAGCCAAGTCCGGGTTAATGGTCGGATTGGGTGAAAATGATGAGGAAGTGCAAGGGGTAATAGATGACCTTGCGAACATCGGTTGTGACATTGTTACTATCGGGCAGTATATGCGACCTTCACTTAAGCATCCCGAAGTGCTGCGCTATGTCCATCCTGATGTTTTTGAAGAATATGCCTGCTACGGCATAGCGAAAGGTGTGCCGCATATGTACAGCGCGCCCCTTGTGCGTTCCTCCTACAATGCAGCCCTGTTTGCGGGGTTGAAAAGATAG